One window of the Pseudomonas lurida genome contains the following:
- a CDS encoding vWA domain-containing protein, whose protein sequence is MLLNLFNEMRAAKVPVSVRELLDLINALKQRVTFADMDEFYYLARAILVKDERHYDKFDRAFGAYFNGLEKLDDHLQALIPEDWLRKEFERSLTDEERAQIQSLGGLDALIEAFKKRLEEQKERHAGGNKWIGTGGTSPFGSGGYNPEGIRVGDAGKRQGKAVKVWDQREYKNLDDQVELGTRNIKIALRRLRKFARQGAAEELDIDGTIDHTARDAGLLNIQMRPERRNTIKLLLLFDIGGSMDAHVKICEELFSACKTEFKHLEYFYFHNFVYESVWKNNQRRTSERTSTQDLLHKYGADYKVIFIGDASMAPYEITQAGGSVEHWNEEPGYVWMQRFMAKYKKLIWINPYPKDTWGYTASTGIVRELVEDQMYPLTLRGLEEGMRFLSK, encoded by the coding sequence ATGCTGCTCAACCTGTTCAATGAAATGCGTGCAGCCAAGGTGCCCGTGTCGGTGCGTGAGCTGCTCGACCTGATCAACGCGCTGAAACAGCGCGTGACCTTCGCCGACATGGACGAGTTCTACTACTTGGCCAGGGCGATCCTGGTGAAGGACGAGCGGCATTACGACAAGTTCGACCGGGCCTTCGGCGCCTATTTCAACGGCCTGGAAAAGCTCGACGACCACCTGCAGGCGCTGATTCCCGAGGATTGGCTGCGCAAGGAGTTCGAACGCTCGCTGACCGACGAAGAACGTGCGCAGATCCAGTCCTTGGGTGGCCTGGACGCGCTCATCGAAGCCTTCAAGAAACGCCTGGAAGAACAGAAGGAACGCCACGCCGGCGGCAACAAGTGGATCGGCACCGGCGGGACCAGCCCGTTTGGCTCCGGCGGTTACAACCCCGAAGGCATTCGCGTCGGCGACGCCGGCAAACGCCAGGGCAAGGCGGTGAAGGTGTGGGACCAGCGCGAGTACAAGAACCTTGACGACCAGGTAGAACTGGGCACGCGCAATATCAAGATCGCCTTGCGTCGCTTGCGCAAGTTCGCGCGCCAGGGCGCGGCGGAAGAGCTGGATATCGATGGCACTATCGACCACACCGCCCGTGATGCCGGCTTGCTGAATATCCAGATGCGCCCAGAGCGGCGCAACACCATCAAGTTGCTGCTGTTGTTCGATATCGGCGGCTCGATGGACGCCCATGTGAAGATCTGCGAAGAACTGTTCTCCGCGTGCAAGACCGAGTTCAAGCACCTGGAGTACTTCTACTTCCACAACTTCGTGTACGAATCGGTGTGGAAAAACAACCAGCGCCGCACATCCGAACGCACGTCCACCCAGGATCTGCTGCACAAATACGGCGCCGACTACAAAGTGATCTTTATCGGCGACGCATCGATGGCGCCCTATGAGATCACCCAGGCTGGCGGCAGCGTCGAGCACTGGAACGAGGAGCCGGGGTATGTGTGGATGCAGCGTTTCATGGCCAAGTACAAGAAGCTGATCTGGATTAACCCGTACCCGAAGGACACCTGGGGGTATACGGCGTCGACGGGAATCGTGCGGGAGTTGGTGGAGGATCAGATGTATCCGCTGACATTGCGTGGCCTGGAAGAAGGCATGCGGTTTCTGTCGAAGTAG
- the tusA gene encoding sulfurtransferase TusA, with translation MNQSVDLPVDATLDATGLNCPEPVMMLHQHIRDLPPGGLLKVIATDPSTRRDIPKFCVFLDHELVDQQEQAGTYLYWIRKKAD, from the coding sequence ATGAATCAGTCTGTTGATTTGCCCGTCGACGCGACATTGGACGCCACCGGCCTCAACTGCCCCGAGCCTGTGATGATGCTGCACCAGCACATCCGCGACCTGCCGCCAGGCGGTTTGCTCAAGGTGATCGCGACCGACCCGTCCACGCGCCGCGATATTCCCAAGTTTTGCGTGTTCCTGGACCACGAACTCGTGGATCAGCAGGAGCAGGCGGGCACCTACCTGTACTGGATCCGCAAAAAAGCCGACTGA
- the rlmM gene encoding 23S rRNA (cytidine(2498)-2'-O)-methyltransferase RlmM: protein MNTLFMHCRPGFEGEVCSEIAEHAARLNVSGYAKAKTGSACAEFVCTEEDGAQRLMHGQRFAELIFPRQWARGVFIDLPETDRISVILAHLREFPVCGSLWLEMVDTNDGKELSNFCKKFEVHLRKALLNAGKLVDDPSKPRLLLTFKSGREVFMGLAESNNSAMWPMGIPRLKFPREAPSRSTLKLEEAWHHFIPRDQWDERLHGDMTGVDLGAAPGGWTWQLVNRGMLVTAIDNGPMAESLMDTGLVQHLMADGFTFVPKQPVDWMVCDIVEKPARNAALLETWIGEGHCREAVVNLKLPMKQRYAEVKRLLERIEDGFKARGIRVEIGCKQLYHDREEVTCHLRRLETAKKPKAR from the coding sequence ATGAACACCCTTTTTATGCACTGCCGCCCGGGTTTTGAAGGCGAAGTCTGTTCCGAGATCGCGGAGCACGCCGCGCGCCTGAACGTTTCCGGCTACGCCAAGGCCAAGACCGGCAGCGCCTGCGCCGAATTCGTCTGCACCGAAGAAGACGGCGCCCAGCGCCTGATGCACGGCCAGCGCTTTGCCGAGCTGATCTTCCCGCGGCAATGGGCGCGCGGGGTATTCATCGACCTGCCGGAAACCGACCGCATCAGCGTGATTCTCGCCCATCTGCGCGAATTCCCGGTGTGCGGCAGCCTGTGGCTGGAGATGGTCGACACCAACGACGGCAAAGAACTCTCGAACTTCTGCAAGAAGTTCGAAGTGCACCTGCGCAAAGCCCTGCTCAACGCCGGCAAGCTGGTGGACGACCCGAGCAAGCCGCGGCTGCTGCTCACCTTCAAGAGTGGCCGCGAAGTGTTCATGGGCCTGGCCGAGTCGAACAACTCGGCAATGTGGCCCATGGGGATCCCGCGTCTCAAGTTCCCTCGCGAAGCCCCTAGTCGCTCGACCTTGAAGCTGGAAGAGGCCTGGCACCACTTCATCCCCCGCGACCAATGGGACGAGCGCCTGCATGGTGACATGACCGGCGTCGACCTCGGCGCGGCACCGGGCGGCTGGACCTGGCAGCTGGTCAACCGTGGCATGCTGGTGACCGCCATCGACAACGGCCCCATGGCCGAAAGCCTGATGGACACCGGCCTCGTGCAACACTTGATGGCCGACGGCTTTACCTTCGTGCCCAAGCAGCCGGTGGACTGGATGGTCTGCGACATCGTCGAGAAGCCGGCACGCAACGCCGCGCTGCTGGAAACCTGGATCGGCGAGGGGCATTGCCGCGAGGCGGTGGTGAACCTGAAATTGCCGATGAAACAGCGTTACGCCGAAGTGAAGCGGTTGCTGGAGCGTATAGAGGATGGCTTCAAGGCGCGTGGCATTCGTGTGGAGATCGGCTGCAAGCAGCTGTACCACGACCGCGAGGAAGTGACCTGCCATTTGCGCCGGTTGGAAACAGCGAAGAAACCCAAGGCCCGCTGA
- a CDS encoding AAA family ATPase, translating to MKFEGTQAYVATDDLKLAVNAAITLERPLLVKGEPGTGKTMLAEQLAESFGAKLITWHIKSTTKAHQGLYEYDAVSRLRDSQLGVDKVHDVRNYLKKGKLWEAFESEERVILLIDEIDKADIEFPNDLLQELDKMEFYVYEIDETIKAKKRPIIIITSNNEKELPDAFLRRCFFHYIAFPDRTTLQKIVDVHYPDIKKDLVSEALDVFFDVRKVPGLKKKPSTSELVDWLKLLMADNIGEAVLRERDPTKAIPPLAGALVKNEQDVQLLERLAFMSRRGNR from the coding sequence ATGAAGTTCGAAGGCACCCAGGCCTACGTTGCCACCGACGACCTGAAACTGGCCGTCAACGCTGCCATTACCCTGGAACGGCCATTGCTGGTCAAGGGCGAGCCCGGCACCGGCAAGACCATGCTCGCCGAACAATTGGCCGAATCCTTTGGCGCCAAGCTGATCACTTGGCACATCAAGTCCACCACCAAGGCCCACCAGGGCCTGTACGAGTACGACGCGGTCAGCCGCCTGCGCGACTCGCAGCTGGGCGTGGACAAGGTGCACGATGTGCGCAACTACCTGAAAAAGGGCAAGCTCTGGGAAGCCTTCGAGTCCGAGGAGCGGGTGATCCTGCTGATCGATGAAATCGACAAGGCCGACATCGAGTTCCCCAACGACTTGCTGCAGGAACTCGACAAGATGGAGTTCTACGTCTACGAAATCGACGAGACCATCAAGGCGAAGAAGCGCCCGATCATCATCATTACCTCCAACAACGAAAAAGAACTGCCGGACGCGTTCCTGCGCCGCTGCTTCTTCCACTACATCGCCTTCCCCGACCGCACCACCCTGCAAAAGATCGTGGATGTGCACTACCCCGACATCAAGAAAGACCTGGTCAGCGAAGCCCTGGACGTGTTCTTCGACGTGCGCAAAGTGCCAGGGCTGAAGAAAAAGCCGTCCACCTCCGAACTGGTCGACTGGCTCAAGTTGCTGATGGCCGACAACATCGGCGAGGCCGTCCTGCGCGAGCGCGACCCGACCAAGGCCATCCCGCCTTTGGCCGGAGCCTTGGTCAAGAACGAGCAGGACGTGCAATTGCTGGAGCGTCTGGCGTTCATGAGCCGTCGCGGTAATCGCTGA
- the acnA gene encoding aconitate hydratase AcnA has product MSSLDSLRTLKTLQIDDKTYHYFSLPEAAKSLGDLDKLPMSLKVLLENLLRWEDDKTVTGADLKAIAAWLKERQSDREIQYRPARVLMQDFTGVPAVVDLAAMRAAVAKAGGDPQRINPLSPVDLVIDHSVMVDKFGTTSAFEQNVDIEMQRNGERYAFLRWGQSAFDNFSVVPPGTGICHQVNLEYLGRTVWTKDEDGRTYAFPDTLVGTDSHTTMINGLGVLGWGVGGIEAEAAMLGQPVSMLIPEVIGFKLTGKLKEGITATDLVLTVTQMLRKKGVVGKFVEFYGDGLADLPLADRATIANMAPEYGATCGFFPVDEVTLDYLRLSGRPAETVKLVETYTKAQGLWRNAGQEPVFTDSLALDMGTVEASLAGPKRPQDRVALPNVGQAFSDFLDLQFKPANKEEGRLESEGGGGVAVGNADLVGETDYEYDGQTYRLKNGAVVIAAITSCTNTSNPSVMMAAGLVAKKAVEKGLTRKPWVKTSLAPGSKVVTDYYKAAGLTPYLDKLGFDLVGYGCTTCIGNSGPLPEPIEKAIQKADLAVASVLSGNRNFEGRVHPLVKTNWLASPPLVVAYALAGTVRIDISSEPLGNDQDGNPVYLKDIWPSSKEIADAVAQVSTGMFHKEYAEVFAGDEQWQAIEVPQAATYVWQKDSTYIQHPPFFDDIAGPLPVIKDVKGANVLALLGDSVTTDHISPAGNIKTDSPAGRYLREQGVEPRDFNSYGSRRGNHEVMMRGTFANIRIRNEMLGGEEGGNTLYIPTGEKMPIYDASMKYQASSTPLVVIAGQEYGTGSSRDWAAKGTNLLGVKAVIAESFERIHRSNLVGMGVLPLQFKLDQNRKSLKLTGKEKIDILGLTDVEIVPRMNLTLVITREDGSTEKVEVLCRIDTLNEVEYFKSGGILHYVLRQLIAS; this is encoded by the coding sequence ATGTCATCCCTTGATAGCCTGAGAACCCTTAAAACCCTGCAGATCGACGACAAGACTTATCACTACTTCAGCTTGCCCGAAGCCGCCAAGAGCCTGGGCGACCTGGATAAACTGCCGATGTCCCTCAAGGTGTTGCTGGAAAACCTGCTGCGCTGGGAAGACGACAAGACCGTCACCGGCGCCGACCTCAAGGCCATTGCCGCCTGGCTCAAAGAGCGCCAGTCGGACCGCGAGATCCAGTACCGCCCGGCCCGGGTATTGATGCAAGACTTTACCGGCGTACCCGCCGTGGTCGACCTGGCCGCCATGCGCGCCGCCGTGGCCAAGGCCGGGGGCGACCCGCAGCGCATCAACCCACTCTCCCCCGTCGACCTGGTGATCGACCACTCGGTGATGGTCGACAAGTTCGGCACCACCAGCGCCTTCGAGCAAAACGTGGACATCGAGATGCAGCGCAACGGCGAACGCTACGCCTTCCTGCGCTGGGGCCAGAGCGCCTTCGACAACTTCAGCGTGGTACCACCGGGCACCGGTATCTGCCACCAGGTCAACCTCGAATACCTGGGCCGCACGGTCTGGACCAAGGACGAAGACGGCCGCACCTATGCCTTCCCGGACACCCTTGTCGGCACCGACTCCCACACCACCATGATCAATGGCCTCGGCGTACTCGGCTGGGGCGTGGGCGGTATCGAGGCGGAGGCGGCGATGCTCGGCCAGCCGGTGTCGATGCTGATCCCGGAAGTCATCGGCTTCAAGCTCACCGGCAAACTGAAAGAAGGCATCACCGCCACCGACCTGGTGCTGACCGTCACCCAGATGCTGCGCAAGAAAGGCGTAGTGGGCAAGTTCGTCGAATTCTACGGCGACGGCCTCGCCGACCTGCCGCTGGCCGACCGCGCCACCATCGCCAACATGGCCCCGGAATATGGCGCCACCTGCGGCTTTTTCCCAGTGGACGAAGTGACGTTGGACTACCTGCGCCTGTCCGGCCGTCCGGCAGAAACCGTGAAGCTGGTAGAGACCTACACCAAGGCCCAGGGCCTGTGGCGCAACGCTGGCCAGGAACCGGTGTTCACCGACAGCCTGGCGCTGGACATGGGCACGGTCGAAGCCAGCCTCGCCGGGCCGAAACGCCCACAGGACCGCGTGGCACTGCCGAATGTCGGCCAGGCCTTCAGCGATTTTCTCGACCTGCAATTCAAACCCGCCAACAAGGAAGAAGGCCGCCTGGAAAGCGAAGGCGGTGGTGGGGTTGCCGTGGGCAATGCCGACCTGGTGGGCGAAACCGACTATGAATACGACGGCCAGACCTATCGCCTGAAAAACGGCGCCGTGGTGATCGCCGCGATCACCTCGTGCACCAACACCTCGAACCCCAGCGTCATGATGGCCGCCGGGCTGGTGGCGAAAAAGGCCGTGGAAAAAGGCCTGACCCGCAAACCCTGGGTGAAGACCTCGTTGGCCCCGGGTTCCAAAGTGGTGACCGACTATTACAAGGCGGCGGGCCTTACTCCCTACCTCGACAAACTGGGCTTTGACCTGGTCGGCTACGGCTGCACCACCTGTATCGGCAACTCCGGGCCATTGCCTGAGCCGATCGAAAAGGCCATCCAGAAAGCCGACCTTGCCGTGGCGTCGGTGCTGTCCGGTAACCGCAACTTCGAAGGCCGCGTGCACCCGCTGGTAAAAACCAACTGGCTGGCTTCGCCGCCGCTGGTGGTGGCCTACGCCTTGGCGGGCACGGTGCGCATCGACATCAGCAGCGAGCCGCTGGGTAACGATCAGGACGGCAACCCGGTATACCTCAAGGACATCTGGCCAAGCAGCAAAGAGATCGCCGACGCGGTGGCCCAGGTCAGCACGGGCATGTTCCACAAGGAATACGCCGAGGTATTCGCCGGTGACGAGCAATGGCAAGCGATTGAAGTGCCACAGGCGGCCACCTACGTGTGGCAGAAAGATTCCACCTACATCCAGCACCCGCCGTTCTTCGATGATATTGCCGGCCCGTTGCCGGTGATCAAAGACGTCAAGGGCGCCAACGTCCTGGCCCTGCTGGGCGACTCGGTCACCACCGACCATATCTCCCCCGCCGGCAATATCAAGACCGACAGCCCCGCCGGCCGCTACCTGCGCGAGCAAGGCGTGGAGCCACGGGACTTCAACTCCTACGGCTCACGCCGGGGCAACCATGAAGTGATGATGCGCGGCACCTTTGCCAACATCCGTATCCGCAATGAGATGCTCGGCGGCGAGGAAGGCGGCAATACGCTGTACATCCCCACCGGCGAGAAAATGCCGATCTACGACGCCTCGATGAAATACCAGGCCTCCAGCACGCCGCTGGTGGTGATTGCCGGCCAGGAGTATGGCACCGGCTCCAGCCGTGACTGGGCGGCCAAGGGTACCAACCTGTTGGGCGTCAAGGCGGTGATCGCCGAGAGTTTCGAGCGCATTCACCGCTCCAACCTGGTGGGCATGGGTGTGCTGCCGTTGCAGTTCAAGCTGGATCAGAACCGCAAGTCGCTCAAGCTCACCGGCAAGGAGAAGATCGATATCCTAGGGCTGACGGACGTTGAGATCGTGCCGCGCATGAACCTGACGTTGGTGATTACGCGGGAGGACGGCAGCACGGAGAAGGTCGAGGTGCTGTGCCGGATCGATACGCTCAATGAAGTGGAGTACTTCAAGTCAGGGGGCATCTTGCACTATGTGCTGCGCCAGTTGATCGCCTCCTGA
- a CDS encoding 5-oxoprolinase subunit C family protein yields the protein MSRLIIEASTPLCLLQDAGRVGVRHLGVTQGGALDWVSMSWANWLLGNALDAPVVEITLGGFTVQAEEYCLLALAGADLGAFIDERAISPGRSFILQKGQRLRFTQPFSGARAYLAAPGGFDAPEVLGSCATVVREALGGVDGFGKALAEGGCLAYSGTGGAMKVLSEPHLHTGAALDVILGAQIGQFSGQSLFDAFNSDWALDSRADRMGMRLLGTPLHYQGPSLISEGIPLGAIQVPPDGQPIVLLNDRQTIGGYPRLGALTPLSLARLAQCLPGEKVRLAPVVQETAHQQHVDFLRRFI from the coding sequence ATGAGCCGCTTGATCATCGAGGCCAGCACGCCGCTGTGCCTGTTGCAGGACGCCGGCCGCGTTGGCGTGCGCCACCTGGGCGTGACCCAGGGCGGGGCGCTGGATTGGGTATCGATGTCCTGGGCCAACTGGCTGCTGGGCAATGCACTGGATGCCCCGGTGGTGGAAATCACCCTGGGCGGTTTCACCGTGCAGGCCGAGGAGTATTGCCTGCTGGCCCTGGCCGGTGCCGACCTGGGGGCCTTTATCGACGAGCGCGCCATCAGCCCCGGTCGCAGTTTTATCCTGCAAAAGGGCCAGCGCTTGCGTTTCACCCAGCCGTTCAGCGGTGCGCGTGCCTACCTGGCGGCGCCGGGTGGGTTTGATGCGCCGGAGGTGCTCGGCAGTTGCGCCACTGTTGTGCGTGAGGCGCTGGGCGGGGTGGACGGTTTCGGCAAGGCACTGGCCGAAGGAGGGTGCCTCGCTTATTCCGGTACGGGCGGGGCGATGAAGGTACTGAGTGAGCCCCATTTGCACACCGGGGCAGCACTGGATGTCATCCTCGGCGCACAGATCGGCCAGTTCAGCGGCCAAAGCCTGTTCGATGCCTTCAACAGCGATTGGGCCCTGGACAGCCGCGCCGACCGCATGGGCATGCGCTTGCTCGGCACGCCCTTGCACTATCAAGGGCCTTCGCTGATTTCCGAAGGGATTCCGCTGGGGGCGATCCAGGTGCCGCCGGATGGGCAGCCGATTGTGTTGCTCAATGATCGGCAGACCATCGGCGGCTATCCACGCCTGGGGGCACTGACACCGTTGTCACTGGCGCGGCTGGCGCAGTGTTTGCCGGGTGAGAAGGTCCGGTTGGCGCCGGTGGTGCAAGAGACCGCGCACCAGCAGCACGTCGACTTTTTGCGTCGCTTCATTTAA
- a CDS encoding DUF748 domain-containing protein yields MKRRYSCPLWTVAGVVVVLVALTVALPYLVRNYLNDKLADMGDYRGHVIDVDLALWRGAYRINGLEITKVDGKVPVPFVKAPLIDLAVSWHSLWYDHAVVAKVLFVDPEVNFVDGGPNKQASQTGKGTDWREQLSKLAPITLDEVRIADGKITFRNFNSKPPVNINASSVNASFYNLTNVVDVEGKRDARFDGKALLQGQAPLEATATFDPLSNFENFEFRFRAKDLQLKRMNDFASAYGKFDFKAGTGDVVIEAQAEKGQLTGYIKPLLRDVEVFDWKQDVENKDKNIFRSIWEAVVGTSETVLKNQSKNQFATRVELSGSVHQQNVSAFSAFISILRNGFIQAFNARYEQPKPSAD; encoded by the coding sequence ATGAAACGTCGCTACAGCTGTCCGCTATGGACCGTCGCCGGGGTGGTGGTGGTGCTGGTCGCCTTGACCGTCGCCCTGCCCTATCTGGTGCGTAACTACTTGAATGACAAACTCGCCGACATGGGCGATTACCGCGGCCACGTCATCGACGTCGACCTGGCACTGTGGCGCGGCGCCTACAGGATCAATGGGCTGGAGATCACCAAGGTAGATGGCAAGGTGCCCGTACCGTTCGTCAAGGCGCCGCTGATCGACTTGGCAGTGAGCTGGCACTCGCTGTGGTACGACCATGCAGTGGTCGCCAAGGTGCTGTTTGTCGACCCTGAAGTGAACTTCGTCGACGGCGGCCCCAACAAGCAGGCGTCCCAGACCGGTAAGGGCACCGATTGGCGCGAGCAATTGAGCAAGCTGGCGCCCATCACCCTCGATGAAGTACGCATCGCAGACGGCAAGATCACCTTCCGTAACTTCAACTCCAAGCCCCCCGTCAACATCAATGCCAGCTCGGTCAACGCCAGCTTTTACAACCTGACCAATGTGGTGGACGTTGAAGGCAAGCGCGACGCGCGCTTCGACGGCAAGGCGTTGCTCCAGGGCCAGGCGCCGCTGGAAGCCACCGCCACCTTCGACCCGCTGAGCAATTTCGAAAACTTCGAATTCCGTTTCCGCGCCAAGGATCTGCAGCTCAAGCGCATGAATGACTTTGCCTCGGCCTACGGCAAATTCGACTTCAAGGCCGGCACCGGCGATGTGGTGATCGAGGCCCAGGCGGAAAAAGGCCAGTTGACCGGCTACATCAAGCCGCTGCTACGCGATGTGGAGGTCTTTGATTGGAAACAGGATGTGGAAAACAAAGACAAGAACATCTTCCGCTCGATCTGGGAGGCGGTGGTCGGCACCAGTGAGACCGTGCTGAAAAACCAGAGCAAGAACCAGTTCGCCACGCGCGTGGAACTCAGCGGTAGTGTGCACCAGCAAAATGTCAGCGCGTTCTCGGCGTTTATATCGATATTGCGCAACGGTTTCATCCAGGCGTTCAACGCGCGCTATGAACAACCCAAGCCCTCGGCGGACTGA
- the cysK gene encoding cysteine synthase A, with protein MSRIFADNAHSIGNTPLVQINRIAPRGVTILAKIEGRNPGYSVKCRIGANMIWDAEGTGKLKPGMTIVEPTSGNTGIGLAFVAAARGYKLLLTMPASMSIERRKVLKALGAELVLTEPAKGMPGAIAKANEIVASDPATYFMPGQFENPANPAIHEKTTGPEIWNDTDGAVDVLVAGVGTGGTITGVSRYIKNTAGKPILSVAVEPMVSPVITQALAGDEIKPSSHKIQGIGAGFVPKNLDLSMVDRVELVTDDESKAMALRLMQEEGILCGISCGAAMAVAVRLAEKPEMQGKTIVVILPDSGERYLSSMLFSDLFTEQENQA; from the coding sequence ATGAGCCGTATCTTTGCAGACAATGCGCACTCCATCGGTAATACGCCCCTGGTTCAGATCAACCGTATCGCACCGCGTGGCGTAACCATACTGGCCAAGATCGAAGGGCGTAACCCGGGCTACTCGGTGAAGTGCCGCATTGGCGCTAACATGATCTGGGACGCCGAAGGCACCGGTAAGCTCAAGCCGGGCATGACCATTGTCGAACCCACTTCCGGTAACACCGGCATCGGCCTGGCGTTCGTCGCCGCGGCCCGTGGCTACAAGTTGCTGTTGACCATGCCGGCGTCCATGAGCATCGAGCGGCGCAAGGTCCTCAAGGCGCTCGGCGCCGAGTTGGTGCTCACCGAGCCGGCCAAGGGCATGCCCGGTGCCATCGCAAAGGCGAATGAAATCGTCGCCAGCGACCCGGCTACTTACTTCATGCCGGGCCAGTTCGAAAACCCGGCCAACCCTGCGATCCATGAGAAAACCACCGGTCCGGAAATCTGGAACGACACCGATGGCGCCGTGGATGTACTGGTCGCAGGCGTGGGCACCGGTGGCACCATCACGGGCGTGTCGCGCTATATCAAGAACACCGCGGGCAAGCCGATCCTGTCGGTGGCGGTCGAGCCAATGGTGTCCCCGGTGATCACCCAAGCGTTGGCGGGCGATGAGATCAAGCCCAGCTCGCACAAGATCCAGGGGATTGGCGCCGGTTTCGTGCCCAAGAACCTGGACTTGTCGATGGTCGACCGCGTGGAGTTGGTGACCGACGACGAATCCAAGGCCATGGCCCTGCGCTTGATGCAGGAAGAGGGGATTCTGTGCGGTATCTCCTGCGGTGCGGCGATGGCTGTCGCCGTGCGCCTGGCCGAGAAGCCGGAAATGCAGGGCAAGACCATCGTGGTGATTTTGCCGGACTCCGGTGAGCGCTACTTGTCGAGCATGCTGTTCAGCGATTTGTTCACCGAGCAGGAAAACCAGGCTTGA
- a CDS encoding aspartyl/asparaginyl beta-hydroxylase domain-containing protein — MTFSLAAKLSVLALFIGSTLYVHLRGKARLPMLRQFVNHSALFAPYNALMYLFSAVPSKPYLDRSKFPELDVLKDNWEVIREEAMHLFDEGYIRAAEKNNDAGFGSFFKKGWKRFYLKWYDKPLPSAEALCPKTVALVSSIPNVKGAMFALLPGGSHLNPHRDPFAGSLRYHLGLSTPNSDDCRIFVDGQVYAWRDGEDVMFDETYVHWVKNETEQTRVILFCDIERPLSNRLMTRVNRWVSKQLGRATAPQNLDDERVGGINQAYAWSKTFSDKFSGVVKQWKRKHPKAYRIARPVLAVVVLVLLWKWLFG; from the coding sequence ATGACCTTTTCTTTGGCCGCCAAACTGTCGGTACTGGCGTTGTTTATCGGCAGCACGCTGTACGTGCACCTGCGCGGCAAGGCGCGTTTGCCGATGTTGCGCCAGTTCGTCAACCATTCGGCGCTGTTCGCCCCCTATAACGCCTTGATGTACCTGTTTTCGGCGGTGCCGTCCAAGCCGTACCTGGACCGCAGCAAGTTCCCGGAACTGGATGTGCTCAAGGACAACTGGGAAGTGATCCGCGAAGAGGCGATGCACCTGTTCGACGAGGGGTACATCCGCGCCGCCGAAAAGAACAACGATGCCGGTTTCGGTTCGTTCTTCAAGAAGGGCTGGAAGCGTTTCTACCTCAAGTGGTACGACAAACCGCTGCCCTCGGCCGAGGCCCTGTGCCCGAAAACCGTGGCGCTGGTGAGCAGCATTCCCAACGTCAAGGGCGCGATGTTTGCGCTATTGCCAGGTGGCAGCCACCTCAACCCGCACCGCGACCCGTTTGCCGGTTCCCTGCGTTACCACTTGGGCCTGTCCACGCCGAACTCCGACGACTGCCGCATCTTCGTCGACGGCCAGGTGTACGCCTGGCGCGACGGTGAAGACGTGATGTTCGACGAGACCTACGTGCATTGGGTCAAGAATGAAACCGAGCAGACCCGAGTGATCCTGTTCTGCGACATCGAGCGACCGCTGAGCAATCGCCTGATGACCCGCGTGAACCGTTGGGTCAGCAAGCAACTGGGGCGCGCTACGGCACCGCAGAACCTGGATGACGAACGCGTTGGCGGCATCAACCAGGCATATGCCTGGAGCAAGACCTTCAGCGACAAGTTCAGCGGTGTGGTCAAGCAGTGGAAGCGCAAGCATCCGAAGGCTTATCGCATTGCGCGACCAGTGCTGGCTGTCGTGGTGCTGGTGCTGCTGTGGAAGTGGCTGTTCGGCTAG
- a CDS encoding 5-oxoprolinase subunit B family protein, with the protein MKPRIEVVAIDCLMVRLFDVIAEANMPWMLAATQRLRSGFGAALVDLVPSYTTLMVHYDLTAVNPAQARELIDLALTDLQPQAQGSGQCHVLPVWYDLSVGPELTLLSQRSGLAIDDVIRRHSAHEYQVFALGFAPGFAFMGLVDESLATPRLNTPRKRVAAGSVGIAERQTAAYPVVSPGGWNLIGRTPAKLFDRERDGYSLMQPGDTVRFEAVERAEFIKLGGDDTPLEAQA; encoded by the coding sequence ATGAAGCCACGCATTGAAGTGGTGGCCATCGACTGCCTGATGGTCCGTCTGTTCGACGTGATCGCCGAAGCCAACATGCCGTGGATGCTGGCCGCGACCCAGCGCCTGCGCAGCGGCTTTGGTGCGGCACTGGTGGACCTGGTGCCGTCCTACACCACCTTGATGGTGCATTACGACCTGACTGCAGTGAACCCGGCCCAGGCGCGGGAATTGATCGACCTGGCCCTCACCGACCTGCAGCCACAGGCTCAGGGCAGTGGCCAGTGCCATGTGCTGCCGGTGTGGTACGACCTGAGCGTCGGCCCGGAATTGACCTTGCTGAGCCAGCGCAGTGGCCTGGCGATCGACGACGTGATTCGCCGCCACAGTGCCCACGAATACCAGGTGTTCGCCCTCGGCTTCGCCCCCGGTTTTGCCTTTATGGGCCTGGTGGATGAAAGCCTCGCCACCCCGCGCCTCAACACCCCACGCAAACGCGTGGCGGCTGGCAGTGTCGGCATCGCCGAACGGCAGACTGCCGCTTACCCGGTGGTGTCGCCGGGCGGCTGGAACCTGATCGGCCGCACGCCGGCCAAACTCTTCGACCGCGAGCGTGACGGCTACAGCCTGATGCAACCGGGCGACACGGTGCGCTTTGAAGCGGTCGAGCGTGCTGAATTCATCAAACTGGGTGGCGATGACACGCCGTTGGAGGCGCAGGCATGA